A genome region from Natranaeroarchaeum sulfidigenes includes the following:
- a CDS encoding DUF7522 family protein: MGNHDAFGIRDELLSVCRTAVGDELRSITYFTHDDVDQLYLRSDLDRDADLEGFAEHERLGFRSQDVYQNTELGEYEATIRMFEQGYLTRVVYDGHGVWVTTDDMSIDRFDELTVSIRSVLSSYEEAKTESTS, from the coding sequence ATGGGAAACCACGACGCCTTCGGGATCAGAGACGAACTGCTGAGCGTCTGCCGGACCGCTGTCGGCGACGAGCTGCGGAGTATCACCTACTTCACACACGACGACGTCGACCAGTTGTATCTTCGATCGGACCTCGATCGGGATGCAGATCTGGAGGGGTTTGCAGAGCACGAACGGCTCGGGTTCAGATCACAGGACGTCTACCAGAACACCGAGCTCGGGGAGTACGAGGCGACGATACGGATGTTCGAGCAGGGCTACCTCACACGAGTCGTCTACGACGGTCACGGCGTCTGGGTGACGACCGACGACATGTCGATCGATCGGTTCGATGAGCTAACCGTCTCGATCCGGAGTGTACTGTCGTCGTACGAGGAAGCTAAAACAGAATCGACTTCATAA
- the mvaD gene encoding phosphomevalonate decarboxylase MvaD: MKATAKAHPIQGIVKYHGMRDEQLRMPYHDSISVCTAPSHTKTTVEFDFEREEDTYIVDGEELEGRAKERVDDVVDYVRKTSDAPHAVYGVKLESENSFPTNVGLGSSASGFAAAAMALAKAAELEWSRPEISTIARRGSASAARAVTGGFSHLYDGLNDEDCRSERIETDLEGDLRIVIGLVPSYKETEQAHKEAADSHMFQARMAHIHEQIAEARDALREGEFDRTFELAEHDSLSLAATTMTGPAGWVYWQPATLRVFNAVRELRSEENIPAYFSTDTGASVYVNTTDEHAERVKETLEDCGVTAAIWQVGGPARVLDESEALF; encoded by the coding sequence ATGAAAGCCACCGCGAAGGCACACCCCATCCAGGGGATAGTGAAGTACCACGGCATGCGAGACGAGCAGCTACGGATGCCCTATCACGACAGCATCAGCGTCTGCACCGCGCCGAGTCACACTAAAACGACCGTCGAGTTCGACTTCGAGCGCGAGGAAGACACCTACATCGTCGACGGTGAGGAACTGGAGGGCCGCGCGAAAGAGCGCGTCGACGATGTCGTCGACTACGTCCGTAAAACCTCCGACGCACCACACGCCGTCTACGGCGTCAAACTGGAAAGCGAGAACTCCTTCCCGACGAACGTCGGACTGGGATCCTCGGCCTCCGGCTTTGCGGCGGCCGCGATGGCACTCGCAAAGGCGGCCGAACTGGAGTGGTCCCGTCCGGAGATCTCGACGATCGCACGGCGCGGCTCCGCGTCCGCGGCGCGGGCGGTCACCGGCGGGTTCTCTCACCTCTACGACGGTCTCAACGACGAGGACTGTCGATCCGAGCGGATCGAGACCGATCTCGAAGGGGATCTCCGGATCGTAATCGGGCTCGTCCCATCCTACAAGGAGACCGAGCAAGCCCACAAGGAGGCCGCCGACAGCCACATGTTCCAGGCCCGGATGGCCCACATTCACGAACAGATCGCGGAGGCACGCGATGCGTTGCGCGAGGGCGAGTTCGATCGCACCTTCGAACTCGCGGAGCACGATTCACTCTCGCTGGCCGCGACGACGATGACAGGTCCTGCCGGGTGGGTATACTGGCAGCCAGCGACCCTGCGCGTGTTCAACGCCGTCCGGGAGCTGCGCTCCGAGGAGAACATTCCGGCGTACTTCTCGACCGACACAGGTGCGAGCGTCTACGTCAACACGACCGACGAGCACGCCGAACGGGTCAAAGAAACCCTCGAAGACTGTGGTGTTACAGCCGCTATCTGGCAGGTCGGCGGCCCCGCGCGGGTTCTCGACGAGTCCGAAGCGCTGTTCTGA
- the ribH gene encoding 6,7-dimethyl-8-ribityllumazine synthase has translation MVTLGLVVATFNAPVTEKMAASARSAAEDAGVDIAAEIEVPGAYDTPLAADRLARRDDIDAVAVVGAIITGDTDHDDVIGTAAAQKLTEVSLERDTPVAMGITGPGQSADEARARTDYGARAVESAIDLATELEDL, from the coding sequence ATGGTAACGCTCGGTCTGGTGGTCGCGACATTCAACGCGCCGGTCACCGAGAAGATGGCTGCGTCGGCACGGTCGGCCGCCGAGGATGCAGGGGTCGACATCGCTGCTGAGATCGAAGTTCCCGGCGCGTACGATACGCCGCTGGCTGCGGATCGGCTGGCACGTCGGGACGATATCGATGCCGTCGCCGTCGTCGGCGCGATTATCACCGGTGACACCGATCACGACGACGTGATCGGCACCGCGGCGGCCCAGAAGCTCACCGAGGTGAGTCTGGAGCGGGATACGCCCGTTGCGATGGGGATTACCGGTCCCGGACAGAGCGCCGACGAGGCCCGAGCGCGTACCGACTACGGTGCACGAGCGGTCGAAAGCGCGATCGATCTCGCAACCGAACTGGAGGACCTATAA
- a CDS encoding ArsR/SmtB family transcription factor codes for MATSDPIDERTPPEDPEELLPERSVLSFEEYLDMQRAIGNPSRFRILYALKRDGDLSASELEARLGLAANNLHYHLDELVDVGLVQNRKQRTADSDGLYSYYRATALGGAILEHGVEELMRMEWEYRDAYDSDF; via the coding sequence ATGGCAACGAGTGATCCGATCGACGAGCGGACTCCACCCGAGGACCCGGAAGAGCTACTCCCCGAGCGGAGCGTGCTGAGCTTTGAGGAGTACCTCGACATGCAGCGAGCGATCGGGAACCCCTCGCGCTTTCGGATCCTCTACGCGCTAAAACGCGACGGCGATCTGAGTGCGAGCGAGCTCGAAGCAAGGCTAGGACTCGCGGCAAACAATCTTCATTACCACCTTGACGAACTCGTCGATGTCGGGCTGGTACAAAACCGAAAGCAGCGAACTGCCGACAGTGACGGGCTCTACTCGTACTACAGGGCCACCGCACTCGGAGGAGCAATCCTCGAACACGGCGTCGAGGAGTTGATGAGGATGGAGTGGGAGTATCGCGACGCCTACGACAGTGATTTCTGA
- a CDS encoding DUF7319 domain-containing protein: MADSSTSPDTEEDPDRSDTGGSAGAEEIETDSDVDTTSNAAPEGDEPTEEELLAEIESQYDFDDFGPSDMAEMSVDEWEAAFDPDSWITGAELIDRIEQELLARIAQREVFAVLERVDAGDGDELLLAYSDQDYALIYPDGTVEGTGTVLRDVKPSIALCSMEEYEPQVPPEGDFLLPHPDEVPEQSSEIGNLMIQLVAGAQLLAAVGLIGVSLYFGVTGGGGQGTALITGVAGVAFGVIALFLFVTVANARLSDRFRSEEYRGRLRSIGLEDGERPEFLPVEDPDTQLRPVRERNRNRD, from the coding sequence ATGGCAGACTCATCGACGTCTCCCGACACCGAGGAGGATCCAGATCGGTCCGATACTGGGGGGTCGGCGGGCGCCGAAGAGATCGAGACCGATAGTGACGTGGACACCACCAGCAATGCGGCACCCGAAGGCGACGAACCGACCGAAGAGGAACTCCTCGCCGAAATCGAATCCCAGTACGACTTCGACGATTTCGGTCCCTCCGATATGGCAGAAATGTCGGTCGACGAGTGGGAGGCAGCGTTCGATCCGGACTCCTGGATCACGGGCGCGGAGCTGATCGACCGCATCGAACAGGAGCTGCTCGCGCGGATCGCACAGCGTGAGGTGTTTGCCGTACTTGAACGCGTCGACGCGGGCGATGGCGACGAGCTCCTGCTTGCGTACTCCGATCAGGATTACGCACTGATCTATCCGGATGGCACTGTCGAAGGGACCGGTACGGTTCTGCGTGACGTCAAGCCAAGTATCGCGCTGTGCTCGATGGAGGAGTACGAACCGCAGGTCCCGCCGGAGGGCGACTTCCTGCTTCCACACCCCGACGAAGTGCCCGAACAGAGCAGCGAGATCGGCAATCTGATGATCCAGCTGGTCGCTGGCGCACAGTTGCTCGCTGCTGTAGGGCTGATCGGTGTGTCGCTGTACTTCGGAGTCACCGGTGGCGGCGGGCAGGGGACAGCGCTGATCACTGGTGTCGCGGGGGTGGCGTTCGGCGTTATCGCGCTCTTTCTGTTCGTCACCGTGGCCAACGCGAGACTTTCCGACCGATTTCGATCAGAGGAGTACAGGGGCCGGCTTCGTTCGATTGGGCTCGAAGACGGTGAACGGCCGGAGTTCTTGCCGGTCGAGGATCCCGATACACAGTTGCGGCCCGTTCGAGAACGGAACCGAAACCGTGATTAA
- a CDS encoding Mov34/MPN/PAD-1 family protein: MGLFDSLFRSSEVLGIARETLEFALQASEQTHPDEYMGMLRGTEAREVGLDRDGLVITDVLVIPGTESNSVSATVKTNMIPNDNKSLGSVHSHPNGALRPSKADLATFTRGDVHIIIGAPYDWGDWKAFDSDGQPTELNVLDVDLPDDEEFFHFDQHDIDAELREDEFDRGRRW; the protein is encoded by the coding sequence ATGGGCCTGTTCGATTCCCTGTTCCGGTCGAGCGAAGTCCTCGGGATCGCCCGGGAGACGCTCGAGTTCGCCCTGCAAGCGTCAGAACAGACACACCCCGACGAGTACATGGGAATGTTGCGGGGGACGGAAGCGCGGGAGGTCGGCCTCGACCGGGACGGGCTCGTCATCACGGACGTCCTCGTGATCCCCGGCACGGAATCGAACAGCGTTAGTGCGACAGTCAAAACGAACATGATCCCGAACGACAACAAGTCGCTCGGCTCGGTCCACTCCCACCCGAACGGCGCACTCCGGCCAAGCAAAGCTGATCTGGCGACGTTTACTCGTGGCGATGTCCACATCATTATCGGTGCACCGTACGACTGGGGCGACTGGAAGGCCTTTGACTCGGACGGCCAGCCGACCGAGCTAAACGTTCTCGATGTCGACCTGCCCGACGACGAGGAGTTCTTCCACTTCGACCAGCACGATATCGACGCCGAACTGCGTGAGGACGAGTTCGACCGGGGGCGACGATGGTAA
- a CDS encoding DUF7509 family protein, with protein sequence MRSRIVENLGDVPYDEFLVYLMGPYKSFSIEELVPDDVEFDTANGLLQSWDETDGTYDHDDVVATLRQVQGALRTAPGLNAFLAVDIGIDLDELDAATQTIEFARASNVVVFVVPAVGKNLGVGIEAGSVLADLNDAERERVVFVHEEGVRSAMIQGIARRWDAAVYSYGDESELVDCIRAFSSDIMYRELRDDLDPKHR encoded by the coding sequence ATGCGTAGTCGGATCGTCGAGAATCTCGGAGACGTTCCGTACGACGAGTTCCTCGTGTATCTGATGGGGCCGTACAAATCCTTCTCCATCGAGGAACTGGTTCCTGATGATGTTGAATTCGATACGGCCAATGGACTCTTGCAGTCGTGGGACGAGACGGACGGAACGTACGATCATGACGATGTCGTTGCGACGCTTCGGCAGGTACAGGGAGCATTGCGGACTGCTCCGGGACTGAATGCGTTTCTGGCGGTCGATATAGGAATTGATCTCGACGAGCTAGACGCCGCAACACAGACAATCGAGTTCGCCCGTGCCAGCAACGTCGTCGTGTTCGTTGTTCCAGCGGTTGGAAAGAATCTCGGTGTCGGTATCGAGGCCGGTTCCGTGCTTGCCGACCTGAATGATGCTGAACGCGAACGTGTGGTTTTCGTTCACGAGGAGGGCGTTCGTAGCGCGATGATCCAGGGGATTGCCAGACGCTGGGATGCAGCAGTGTACAGTTACGGTGATGAGTCGGAGCTTGTCGACTGTATCCGAGCGTTCAGTTCCGATATCATGTACCGGGAGCTACGTGACGATCTGGATCCGAAACACCGGTGA
- a CDS encoding NAD(P)/FAD-dependent oxidoreductase, giving the protein MNVLVLGGGYAGVALTQRLEDRLPRDVDVRLIDDTGDHLVQQELHRVIRKPKLADEITIPLEELVDRAAVETATVTGIDVDAKRVELDRGRTIEYDYAAVALGAETAYYDIPGLEANSYPVKRVPDAERIRDRFLDVLDATGGRVIVGGAGLSGIQVAGELAELAREENETLNEDPEIQLLEMRERVAPGFSESFSAAIARSLDEQGVQVRTGATVARVSDDAITLADGDTIDYDLLVWTGGLRGPAALDGTRPETRSTLKFGDGTFVLGDAARVVDDDGEAVPASAQVAVREAKPVADTIVRSIDHRRNGGGLFDPRPERFTFDSPGWVVSVGDDAVAQLGPAVVTGRAAAAAKATVGASYLSTIGRVRDAVKLVDSELGPEPKP; this is encoded by the coding sequence ATGAACGTACTCGTTCTCGGCGGCGGCTACGCTGGCGTTGCCCTCACACAGCGGCTCGAAGACCGGCTGCCACGCGACGTCGACGTTCGCCTGATCGACGATACCGGCGACCATCTGGTCCAGCAGGAGCTCCATCGGGTGATCCGGAAGCCGAAGCTGGCCGACGAAATCACGATCCCACTGGAGGAACTCGTCGACCGTGCGGCAGTCGAAACGGCCACAGTTACCGGCATCGACGTTGACGCGAAGAGGGTTGAACTCGACCGCGGGCGGACGATCGAATACGATTACGCAGCCGTGGCTCTCGGTGCGGAGACTGCCTACTACGACATTCCCGGCCTCGAAGCGAACAGCTATCCCGTTAAGCGAGTACCGGACGCAGAGCGGATCCGGGATCGGTTCCTTGACGTCCTCGACGCCACCGGCGGACGAGTGATCGTCGGTGGGGCAGGCCTTTCCGGGATCCAAGTCGCCGGCGAGCTCGCCGAGCTGGCCCGAGAGGAAAACGAGACCCTGAACGAGGACCCCGAGATCCAGTTACTGGAGATGCGAGAACGGGTCGCGCCCGGGTTCAGCGAGTCCTTTTCGGCCGCGATCGCTCGATCCCTCGACGAACAGGGTGTACAGGTGCGGACGGGCGCGACGGTCGCTCGTGTGAGCGACGACGCTATTACGCTCGCCGACGGGGACACCATCGACTATGACCTGCTCGTCTGGACTGGCGGCCTCCGCGGTCCGGCCGCACTCGACGGAACGCGACCGGAGACAAGGAGTACACTCAAGTTCGGCGATGGGACCTTCGTGCTTGGAGATGCCGCACGGGTCGTCGACGACGACGGGGAGGCCGTCCCGGCGAGCGCGCAGGTAGCCGTCCGCGAGGCAAAACCCGTCGCGGACACCATTGTCCGATCGATCGACCACAGACGGAACGGCGGCGGGCTGTTCGATCCACGCCCCGAGCGGTTCACGTTCGATTCGCCCGGTTGGGTCGTCAGCGTAGGCGACGATGCAGTCGCACAACTCGGCCCGGCAGTCGTCACTGGGCGCGCTGCCGCGGCGGCAAAAGCGACGGTCGGTGCGTCGTATCTGTCGACGATTGGGAGAGTTCGGGATGCGGTCAAGCTAGTCGACAGCGAACTGGGCCCGGAGCCGAAACCCTAG
- the nth gene encoding endonuclease III, translating into MGTPLEPRDAQAEEVVDRLMEEYPDSTISLRYSNRLELLIAVILSAQCTDERVNKETAHLFAKYDGPEDYATVDEEELAEDLNSITYYNSKAGYIKSSAQDIIEKHDGDVPDTMDELTELSGVGRKTANVVLQHGHDVVEGIVVDTHVQRISRRLGLTEQKRPDAIEPDLMEVVPEDVWQQYTHLLIDHGRAVCTARNPDCSDCVLADICPSEKGDSDVDLASGEAW; encoded by the coding sequence ATGGGAACGCCGCTCGAACCGCGTGACGCGCAGGCCGAAGAAGTCGTCGACCGCCTCATGGAGGAGTACCCCGACAGCACAATCTCGCTTCGGTACTCGAACCGGCTCGAACTGCTGATCGCCGTCATTCTCTCGGCACAGTGTACTGACGAGCGCGTGAACAAGGAGACTGCACACCTCTTCGCCAAGTACGACGGCCCCGAGGACTACGCGACCGTCGACGAAGAGGAACTCGCCGAGGACCTGAACTCGATCACCTACTACAACAGCAAGGCAGGGTACATCAAAAGCTCGGCACAGGACATCATCGAGAAACACGACGGTGACGTTCCCGATACGATGGACGAACTCACCGAACTCTCCGGCGTCGGGCGTAAGACGGCCAACGTCGTCCTCCAGCACGGCCACGACGTCGTCGAGGGCATCGTCGTCGACACGCACGTCCAGCGTATCTCGCGACGGCTCGGGCTGACCGAGCAAAAACGTCCGGACGCGATCGAGCCGGATCTGATGGAGGTCGTCCCCGAGGACGTCTGGCAGCAGTACACGCATCTCCTGATCGATCACGGGCGCGCTGTCTGTACTGCGCGCAATCCGGACTGTAGCGACTGTGTGCTCGCCGATATCTGTCCCTCGGAGAAAGGCGACAGCGACGTGGACCTCGCCAGCGGCGAGGCGTGGTGA
- a CDS encoding FAD synthase — translation MVKRVVAQGTFDILHPGHVHYLRDAAAMGDELVVIVARGENVTHKQPPILPNSQRVAMIEALEPVDRALLGHPDDIFTPIEDLDPDVIALGHDQHHDSEAIQAELERRGIDCAVERASAREPDSEEELLSTGLIIDRIIERRGR, via the coding sequence ATGGTAAAAAGAGTTGTCGCACAGGGTACCTTCGATATCCTCCATCCCGGCCACGTTCACTACCTCCGGGACGCCGCGGCGATGGGCGACGAGCTCGTCGTTATTGTAGCCCGCGGGGAGAACGTCACCCACAAGCAGCCACCAATCCTGCCGAATTCCCAGCGCGTCGCGATGATCGAAGCGCTGGAGCCGGTAGACCGGGCGCTTCTGGGACATCCCGACGATATTTTCACACCGATCGAGGACCTCGATCCGGACGTCATCGCGCTGGGTCACGACCAGCACCACGACAGTGAGGCGATTCAGGCAGAGCTGGAGCGGCGCGGAATCGACTGTGCGGTCGAACGCGCCTCGGCGCGTGAGCCGGACTCAGAGGAAGAGTTGCTCTCGACCGGTCTGATTATCGACCGGATTATCGAGCGGCGTGGGCGATAG
- a CDS encoding pyridoxal phosphate-dependent aminotransferase — MDFADRVERVEPSATLAISDLASKLEAEGADVVDLSVGEPDFPTPENIVEAAKDAMDAGHTGYAPSNGVPELKDAIAEKLHDDGLDQYGTENIIVTPGAKMALYETIQALIEDGQEVVLLDPAWVSYEAMVKMAGGSLNRVDTSKYDFDLEPALDELAEAVSDETELMVLNSPGNPTGAVYSDAALEGVRDLAVEHDFTVISDEIYKEITYGVEQTSLGTLEGMEDRTVTINGFSKAYSMTGWRLGYVAAPRELIGQAGKLHSHSVSSAVNFVQHAGIEALENTDDAVAEMVEAFAERREFLVDLLAERDVDVAVPDGAFYMMVPVDEDDQAWCEGAIEDAHVATVPGSAFGTPGYARISYANSKERIEEAVERLDAEGYF, encoded by the coding sequence ATGGATTTCGCAGACAGAGTCGAACGTGTCGAACCGAGCGCGACGCTCGCGATCAGCGACCTCGCGTCCAAACTCGAAGCCGAGGGCGCAGACGTCGTCGATCTGAGCGTCGGCGAACCGGACTTCCCGACCCCCGAGAACATCGTCGAGGCGGCCAAAGACGCGATGGATGCAGGCCACACTGGCTACGCACCCTCGAACGGCGTTCCCGAACTCAAAGACGCCATCGCCGAGAAGCTCCACGATGACGGGCTTGACCAGTACGGAACCGAAAATATCATCGTGACGCCCGGCGCGAAGATGGCGCTATACGAGACCATTCAGGCGTTGATCGAGGATGGCCAGGAAGTCGTCCTGCTCGATCCTGCGTGGGTCTCCTATGAGGCGATGGTGAAGATGGCTGGCGGCTCGCTCAACCGGGTCGACACCTCGAAGTACGACTTCGATCTCGAACCGGCCCTCGACGAGCTCGCCGAGGCCGTCTCGGACGAGACCGAACTCATGGTCCTGAACTCGCCAGGGAACCCGACCGGCGCGGTCTACTCCGACGCGGCGCTGGAAGGCGTCCGTGATCTCGCGGTCGAACACGACTTTACCGTCATTTCCGATGAGATCTACAAGGAGATCACTTACGGCGTCGAGCAGACGAGCCTCGGGACGCTGGAGGGGATGGAAGACCGAACGGTCACGATCAACGGCTTCTCGAAGGCGTACTCGATGACAGGTTGGCGACTCGGTTACGTCGCCGCCCCCCGGGAGCTGATCGGGCAGGCTGGCAAGCTCCACTCCCACTCGGTTTCCTCTGCGGTCAACTTCGTCCAGCACGCCGGGATCGAGGCACTCGAGAACACTGACGACGCCGTTGCCGAGATGGTCGAGGCGTTTGCCGAGCGCCGCGAGTTCCTGGTCGACCTGCTCGCCGAACGTGACGTCGATGTCGCCGTGCCCGACGGGGCCTTCTACATGATGGTCCCCGTTGATGAGGACGACCAGGCGTGGTGTGAGGGCGCGATCGAGGACGCACACGTCGCAACTGTCCCCGGGAGCGCATTCGGGACACCCGGGTACGCGCGGATCTCCTACGCGAATAGTAAAGAGCGGATCGAGGAAGCGGTCGAGCGACTCGACGCTGAAGGCTACTTCTAG
- a CDS encoding glutathione S-transferase family protein has protein sequence MHMLLDGKWTRTAFKATDDSGAFQRQKTSFREHVSANSDAEFPAEQGRYHLYVSKACPWAHRTLITRALKGLEDVVSVDVVDPIRIVDGWRFRPEKDDCTHDTVNGTDYLRDVYTAADDSFTGRVTVPVLWDRERETIVNNESAEIMRMLDTAFHDLGERDVDLYPDGYRDEVDRVMEAIYDPINNGVYRAGFARSQEAHQQAIAELFDALDHWDDVLADQRYLAGDVLTEADIAMFTTLVRFDEVYHTHFKCNVARITDYENLWGYLRELYQLPGVAETVNMDHIKQHYYVTHDDINPTRLVPVGPDPDFEAPHDRDELPGGPPDALR, from the coding sequence ATGCATATGCTTCTCGACGGGAAGTGGACACGAACAGCGTTCAAAGCGACCGACGACTCCGGCGCCTTCCAGCGCCAGAAGACATCGTTTCGTGAGCACGTCTCCGCGAACTCGGATGCGGAGTTCCCTGCAGAGCAGGGGCGGTACCATCTCTACGTAAGCAAGGCCTGTCCCTGGGCGCATCGAACTCTGATTACGCGGGCGCTCAAGGGACTCGAAGACGTCGTCTCGGTCGACGTTGTCGACCCGATCCGAATCGTGGACGGGTGGCGATTCAGGCCCGAAAAGGACGACTGCACCCACGATACAGTCAACGGAACAGACTACCTTCGTGACGTCTACACGGCTGCCGACGACAGCTTTACCGGGCGCGTGACAGTCCCAGTGCTCTGGGACAGAGAGCGCGAAACGATCGTCAACAACGAGTCCGCCGAAATCATGCGGATGCTCGACACGGCGTTCCACGATCTCGGCGAGCGTGACGTAGATCTGTATCCCGACGGATACCGTGACGAGGTCGACCGTGTGATGGAAGCGATCTACGACCCGATCAACAACGGTGTCTACCGCGCCGGGTTCGCCAGATCACAGGAAGCCCACCAGCAGGCCATCGCAGAACTATTCGACGCGCTCGATCACTGGGACGACGTGCTGGCTGATCAGCGCTACCTCGCTGGCGACGTCCTCACCGAGGCCGATATCGCGATGTTCACAACGCTGGTCCGGTTCGACGAAGTGTATCATACCCACTTCAAGTGTAACGTCGCCCGGATCACCGATTACGAGAACCTCTGGGGCTACCTTCGCGAACTCTATCAGCTTCCGGGCGTCGCCGAGACTGTGAATATGGACCACATCAAACAGCACTACTACGTTACCCACGACGATATCAACCCCACCAGACTCGTACCGGTGGGTCCGGACCCCGACTTCGAGGCACCGCACGACCGTGACGAACTGCCAGGTGGCCCGCCGGACGCGCTGCGGTAA
- a CDS encoding DUF7321 family protein yields the protein MMSEYVVATVVTLLVTLSFPLYLYGAWIIIQEEVVTWNLLIRHLKYVTAGLVLTTVPMLVWMVPNAFNQFSPLLAVHMFFGLQAYALLLVALTGIVRIFQVKRQHNLYHDTSGDVDIGELHENMGAWRWRLRIGVFGYVGCWIIAYLIGLFRFVLRFTFLW from the coding sequence CTGATGTCGGAGTACGTCGTCGCGACAGTAGTCACGCTGCTCGTGACGCTTAGCTTTCCCCTGTATCTCTACGGTGCGTGGATCATCATCCAGGAGGAAGTTGTCACATGGAACCTCCTGATTCGCCACCTCAAGTACGTCACCGCGGGGTTAGTACTGACGACCGTACCGATGCTCGTCTGGATGGTTCCCAACGCTTTCAATCAGTTCTCCCCGCTGCTGGCCGTCCACATGTTCTTCGGGCTGCAGGCGTACGCACTCTTGCTCGTTGCGCTAACCGGGATCGTCCGGATCTTTCAGGTCAAGCGCCAGCACAACCTCTATCACGACACGAGCGGCGATGTCGATATCGGCGAGTTACACGAAAACATGGGCGCGTGGCGCTGGCGGCTCCGGATCGGCGTCTTCGGCTACGTCGGCTGCTGGATCATCGCGTACCTGATCGGTCTGTTCCGGTTCGTCCTGCGATTTACGTTCCTGTGGTGA